DNA sequence from the Cucurbita pepo subsp. pepo cultivar mu-cu-16 chromosome LG06, ASM280686v2, whole genome shotgun sequence genome:
agagagagagagagagagaggaaattACCTGGTTATAGCGCGAACGGGAAGCTgaggaagagagaagaaagctGCAAGCATAATAGTTGAGTCGAGGAAGATCGTAAGAATATATATGTAATGTAGAATGGATGGATTAGATGGCGGCGGTGGAAGCCGAAACAAGAACGGGCAGCTACCCGAATTTGTGTTTCATGAAACACTTGGAATAACCGATGAGGTCAATTGTAGCAGCCAAAGGCTTTGgtagatctttttttttctttttttttttttatgtataataataatatatttatttatttatttatttatgaatttgttaatttttatttaatatctaaataaaaataaaaacaaaaattaaaaaatagaccaaaaaaaatctaaatatttatttaaaacaaggtttgattttactttttaatatttcaaaaacgGGCATTCACCAAATTTCCTGAAAGCATATGTTTATGACAACTGAATTATATTTATCGGGAAGTTATCTTAAGAAGGGTCCTTTTTGTATGTTACGAACTCAAATATTACCATACAATTGTAGATAAAAAATTCGGGgaaaaataatcaaacaaggaaaaataaaaataaaattatttaggtagattttaaatgaaataaaaaaaaatagttataaacCACTAACAATGATATAAATAGACCAAATTGTAAAAGTTTAGAGTTAAATTGATACGGTAATTAATTTGGAGTATcacttttattgttaattttaagcCAGTGCTTATaagttgaaatttgaaaatgctAATTTTATTCAGACTTGCATTCTTTTCAGTAGAATAATATCcaacaaaatatcaaatatcGCATAGCTAAGCTAATTAGAagtaaaaatgataaaataatactCTTATTTAcgtatttatgaaaaaaattgaaaatgaaagacaaAACATAAGAAACTTGATATCGTTTCTATGCGATGAAAAACgagaatcaagaacaattACCTCCGGTTAACTAAggagaaaaaatattatcaaatggccatttaaattaaagggggtaaaatgaatgaaatcttATGCGCATAATTGAACGTAAGGGCAAATGTTTAAACAACAACGATGAGAAAAGAGGTATGAAAACCCTTCGTATGACTATAAGTATAACGAAGTAAAACATGATAAGGTAAGGTGAGCATAGCTTAACGATAATTGAAAtgtatttcttcttttgaggTTTGGAGGTTCAAATCTACGCTCTCTTACTcgttgtactaaaaaaatgtaaatctACGTTACAGAACCAAGTGCAAAAAGATGGATGAatgaggaaaaatgaaaactccACCTGGAGTATTGAGGCCTCTCCCATTTATCTCTGAGAATCGCAATAATGAGGAAATTTGCACCGGCAAGGATCAGTTCTCACCTACAAGAAGATAAATGTTTCACCTTTATTCAACCATGTGGAGATAAGATGAAATAAGAGATCAACTTTTTGACCACAGAAAATGATGGAATTTTGCATAGCATCCCCATAAATTCGAGGCAGACGAGTAGCGATAACGCGATATGTTTACCATATCTTAGGCAATGGGTTGAGATTTTCAACTTTGAAGCATGATTTAGTCACTCCATTCACGTACATTCCAACCAGATTCCACACATTCagttcaatttttataaaaaaagtctTCAACATTATAAAGCGAGGTGTAAGGCACAAAGCACACTTCAAGTAACGAGTTTCTCGATCGTCTCGAGAAAAGAGGCAAGAGGTGTCAGCTGAGTAAAGCAATAAGCATCTCACTTGTATAATCGAAAAACCGTGCGCAAAGAAAGTCTTTGCGATTGCAGGAATGAAAAGGTGATAGAAAGATTCAGggtgaaaaaaagaaggaaaatccCTCTTTATGGGAAGAGAAACTTAGATTTGAATAGCCTTAATGTGGATTATGCTGAAAAATAGGTTTCAAAAGGCTGTTTATGTGATATTCGGGGGACCCATGGTTTACGTGTTTAAACTCCGATCGTATAGTTGGGTCTCCGCCTACTCTACGAATTCACATAAAAGGAAGACCTAACTAAGCAAGTTTCTGTGTTATTGAAAACCAGGGGAGAGAACCGAAGTCGAGGAAGGAGAATCATATGAGTCCTCCTTAGTTCACAAAGCCTAAAGTTGACGTTTTAATATCGATTTTCTGCCCCTTTGTGGCTACGATTGATTATATGGTTCCGTGACCTATATCCTATCAGATGAGCTTCAAAAGCTTCCATGAGCCAAGCACCTCTTTGAGGACTAGAATCTATAGATTGGGCAAGAACAGGTTTAAACTAAAGAGGCGGGAGATTATTCGAACTCGAATGGGGGGGGGNCCAGAAAGCTGGCGTTTTTAACTCTAAGCTTCCTCTCTTTACTGTTGTACTAGCCATTGTCATCACGAACATTATGATCGTGGAGACAGAAAAGCAATCATGGTCCATCTCATGATCAAATTCATGGCTAGCAAAGCAAGAGGCATGCACCTCTGACCATAGCCATGCCCCCTCAATATTCATCGGTTAAACTCGAATAACGTGGTTCAGTGATATCATCCAGTTTAACATATGCACTTATAAAGCTTTAGAATTGCCATGAGGCAGGATAACTGCCATCTTGACATCATGAATAATAGATGCAGGTAAGTAAGGCTCATCATGTACGAGACGAACGGAAAGAACATAAGCATTAAATCTACTCACCTTGCGAAACGTAAAAGAAACCCTCCTAGGACCCCTTCTGATTGCACTGTCCTTCACCATGTCAATCTATTACAGAACATTTACACAATTTCAACTTCATAAATGAGAATAGAATGTATAAGTTCACAGTTTCTTTCATTCAATAGCTAAGTGATAATGTTATTCGACACATAATCGTGCTTACACCCATGGTATCTAGCCTGATTTACCCTCACTTAATCTATCCAACAAGAACACAATTTAAACCTCTACAACATTTGAAATAAACAAGACTATAATCTTTGTAGATAACTATCAAAGTACTACAAAGAAATCCAAATGTGTAACTCATCCTCAACCATTGGTCCaactatttgaaaataaactaCTCGACCCCTTCATAGCTGTTAACATGTATAAACAGATAACTCTACAGATTTCGTAAATCGACCGCACTAAAACAGCAATTGTTCATGGACGATCTGATATACCTTGTGGTGAGGAATGTAATGATGCCAAGCGTAACGTGCCTCTCCAGACAGTAGGAGCATCGACCGAGGAGGAAGATAAATGGCTTTCCTCAGATAATTTGAGTCGTTTACTGAATTCTCCATTTTCAAATCTATATTTGAAGGGCATTTGTGCCAAGCGCCTTCGGTATACCTCCTAAACTCCATAATGCATGGCCCTGCTAAGGAAAGGCTGAAAATCAATCCTTCAAATGCAGAATGGGTGTCTATATGAGGAGACAAACCCACCCCAGGTGGGTATTCATTAACCTGTAATGTGATATTGATTTCAGTCTCATACTAAACATGACAACGACTTCAGATATCATAGCAAGAGCTACAATCacaaagttcaaagattgcgCACAAGCAATTAAGCAACTACAAGCAACCAAGTTTAGAGTAATTCATCAAAAACACAGTGCATACAGTCAATTGATCAAGAACAGCATCTGCAACATCCTCAGCGTTTGGAAACATGGAGATCCGATCAACTACATGAGAAACAAATGATGGAAGTTCGCCCAACTGATGTCTAGTATTAACATTTCTCGTCTACAATAAACAAACAGAGACAAAACCAACTGATTTTCAGTAATCACGAGTCCTGTCGTTGCAAAATCATTCAGTACAACAGACAGGAGGAATAAGGAAAAGGCAAAAAGTTCTGCCACTTACTTGATAGCAAAATTCATATCCATAATGCTGAACTCTACGTTTCGCCAGATTATTCCAAGGCCGAGCATCAACTTCCGAAAGCAATTCCTTTACAAGCACGAAAAATCGTAAACAAAGGGGGAAAAAAGGTCGAATCCTTTGACAGTACTCATAATCCAACTAAAACGCTCACCTCCTCTTCTTTAGCAGTGACGAAGTCGTGCAATAGGTAAAGTCCAGGAATGTCCAACTCCGAAGCCGACAAAGAAACTGAAACAGAATCATTAAGCTGCGAAATGGACGGCCTGATGATGGAATAGCGTATGTGCAAAGTCCGGCCTCCGAGAAGAGAGCAAGGGCGGCCGTGTAGCGCCTCAAGAGCGGCTCGGGCGCTGGATTCTTCGGAAAAGCATACAATGACGCGAGTGCCGGTCTCGTCAGCTGCGTGAACCCCTTTCACGTCCCCAAAATCGCCAAAAACCGCCGCAACTGCGCGGTGGCTGATTCCGACGGCCGGTCCACAGTTGGCGACGTAGAGATTAGGGCTAGAAGATGAAGATCCATTATCTCCCCTTGGACGGGCGAATCTTGGCAAGTCCATTTGCGGGGAAGAGTTTGGCGGGTGAATGCGATTTGGGTTCCCGGCAGCCAAGTTTTTTTATTCagtatttttcttaaattttaaatttaaaaataaataaacaaatcacctgttttgttcttgaaattgAATAAGGATTACTCtgtaattattgaattaaaaaatatatatttttaatcataattaagttaaaattttaggtataTATCTATTAATACCTAAATTATCCATTAATATAAAGTATTTATCAGATTAATaaacttttggtttttctattgtttaataaaaagttgacatttaataaaattaataaatctatAATATGTCAAATTAACTCtcagattttattttgtttttgtgttgaataaatctataatatgtcaaaaaaaatctatcattaactattcaaaatttcttgtaaattacaaaaaaaaaaaaaaaaaaaaaaaaaaaaaaaaaaaaaaaaaaNATGCAAGGAGAGTTCTTTCCTTGAGCTAAACTACgtttaatattgaattttaagatCGTCTTATATTTTccctaataaaatattttatattattatatcaaattttatttgaaagaaatattttgtaaatatatataaataaattgtaaaatttttcTAAGGGTCAGACTCTTAGTGAAGCACCGATTAGGCAACTTAAAATGCGAAGACTTGAGCAGGCGACTGAGCGAGTGGTTACTAACCAATAGCACCAAGTTGATGGCATTCCTCTTTGCAGCGGGCACTCAAAGAACCATGGGGCATTCCATACGGAGCAAGCAAGTTTTGGGGATGAGACGTCCACACAACCGTGTGGACAGAGAGTGCACAGAAGGGAAAGAAGTCCTCATACGGAGTCACACAGCTCACCTGTTTTAATCGAAGGAAATTGGAATAACATTGATTCTTTCGATAAATCGATGCATGAGCTGAGGGCTTTCGACCTAGGGTCGAGTCTTTATCCCAtgaaaaaaccctaaaaaaaaaaaagataggaTACGCCAAACTATAAATATACTGTGCTTTTTAAACTTTACAGTCAATATACAATGAGTTCAAAATATGTATGCTTCTGATTCCCAGAGGAACAAAGTGCAAGTGTCAATGTACCTCAAAAGGCTATGGTGAGTTATTTCCAGATGAAACACTCCTACAAACCTCTCTCCCCATGCACCACGACGTTCGGTTTCGGCTCGGACTTGCAGTCGGAGAGTTTCCTCTGACTTTGCTGGCTGAGAATGTCATATTGGGACGACTGTTCGGGTGGCCGAGAAGCGGCTGCCACGCATGGAGAGCAGACATTTGATCCCTGCAATTGTTCAACAGACTCATCCCCGGAAAACAGCATGGTGCAGGTGAATTTGGGTTGTTGCACATAACATCCTCTTGCAGAACATCTGCAATTCTAGAGAGTATAATGTACGCCAAGTTTCCGAGCACCCGTGAATACGCTTCCAGAATCAAGTGCCCGACGTCCTATGAAATACAAACAGAAACAGATGTGATTTCTGGTTTTAGTGTGtcaacaagaacaaaactcAAGAGTCCCAACACTAGCATTGTTTATCAAAATTGGAAAGGCAGTGTCCatgaaacaataaaaatcTCTGTTTGTTCAAGAAAGGGAAATGGTTCTACTCAGAGAGTTCAGTCCAAATTATTATGTTCTCATTTTTTCTCCTTAAGACGGAGCGCTATGCTTTCGGGTTTATTACGACTTATTATTGTACTCAAAACTACCATCCAACAAAGATCTCAATGTAAGATTTCATACTGTAATAAAAGAATCTAGTAATCTAAAAAAGGCGACATAATATACTGACTGACTCGACGAATAATGAATGCAGAAAGAACACATACCTTCCCATATTGGATTTTTGAGATATCCAGAAAGGTTTGAGGATGATTTGGATATTTTGATTTCAGTAGCTGTAGAAGAATCTCGGCTCGACAAGTTAGTAATTTCGACTTATCCATACCAGCCATTTTGTCCTTGACAAAAGGCCAAGAAGTTCGAACTGGAGATTTGTTGCCACTTTGTTCGGTGTATTTCTCTTTCAAGGTGAATATTGCAGCTTCGAGGCGGTTTATAGCCTCGAGGACTCCATGGTCGGATTCTAGATTAAGCTGATTCAGCATGTTCTCGGCTGGACCAGATTCTGATATCAGAATCTTGTAAAGTTCTTCACTCAGGTTTGCTTTTCCAGACTGTTCAATTCATGGTAGCCAAAACAATTAGGACATATGTTCAGACTTGCCAGGTTCATCCTATTCATGCAATACTCACAAGAAACgtcatttttctttaagaaaacGTATAACATTACACATGTAAGAGCGAAAATTCGAAATTTCAATGCACGAGAGAACGGatgtgtaacaactcaagcccaccgctaacaaatattgtctgttttggcccattatgtatcgtcgtcagcatcacagtttttaaaacgtgtctgttagggagaggtttccacacccttaaaagaaatgtttcattctcctctccaaccgatgtgggatctcacaatccaccccccttgggagcccagcgtcttcgctagcacatcgctcagtgcctggctctgataccatttataacagcccagcccaccgctaacagatattgtctgttttagtccGTTATATatcatcatcagcctcacgtttgtctgttagggagagatttcacacccttataagaaatgtttcattcccctccaATCGACGTGTGATCTCACACGATGTTCCAACCGTTGTATGCTCAATTTTGCAAAAGTTTTTGTAGCATGAAATGAAGGAGTATAAAGATAAGAACTTATGGATGGTTCTTAGCTGATAGAATTGTATTCTGTAAGTGAATAGAGAATACTCACAGCTCGGACTGCCTCCCTTATAACAGTTGGTACGGGCATTTGACACAAAATGCTTTCATTGATGGATTTGGCAGCTTTGAATACTTGATGTACAACTCGGCCATGGTTGAGCAATTTCTTCCTCTCATTCTCAGATAGTCCAGTGGATGGTACTTGTGGTAATGGAAGCCACCACCTCATGCTTTGGTCCATACTCTTGCTTCTTCCTTCAGCCCTGCTACCAACTTCTGCATACCAAAACTCAGTCTTCGCCATTGAATCCAGTGTTCCCTGTAATAATAGAAAACAGCATATAATTCAGGCAGATGAGCTATAATTTAAGCAAGTACGGATGGTAATTAGACCACCTACAATTAGAATGGAATCTAACTTCTGGAGAGCGGGAAGATTCACATGGACATCTCCCCGAACCTTCGGAATCATTATCTACAGAACATTTGTGCACAAAATCTCATTAATACGAGATTCAAAAACATGTTTCCCAGTTCTAGTTGCAACTAAATCACAACTAACCTCCATTACTCTACCGCTCGTACCATTTTGCTTTGTAGGAACCAATTCAACCATATAGTGAGTAGGAGAGAGCAACCAGTCCATTTCCCTTCTCCATTTACTCTTCCTCTCCTCAGGAAGAGGTTCCAATTTCCACAATTCTCCAAAAACCGAGGCTGCAAAaccttaaatattatttcGAGGTCGAGACGGGAAATGGATGGCAAATACATGATATATTTAAGCAAAAGGGTCCCCTATGATGAATTAGAAATGCAATGTATAGTCTACCTGCTAGGTTGTTGATGGCATTAGACAGTGACAAGGCAGAGCTGAGCCCTTTCTGCCCTCCTGTGACATCTTCACCAAGCAATAGTTTTGTGAACTTTTCTTTCATTGCTTCCACGTCTGAATCCTGAACGGTGTGATCATGTTTCTCTTTCATGTATAATTGCTGAGGGCTTTCTGCTAGTTCCCACTCATCCAAATCCTGCTCGTCCCTAGGCATTGCCAACCATTTTGAGGAGAAAGATCCACAAGCATCCTTGCTAGAAGAACAGCTTGAATCATGATCCTCCAATGAGTCAGTTGTACCCGATCCGCTTTCATTTTCATAGGTTTGATTGTTTAAAACGCAACTCTCTAGACCATTAAAAGTCATAATCCCTGAATCCCACGGAAAAATTGTTTGTCAATAGTAACTTTAGGTTATCTTACATTTAAGCAAACAAAAAAGCGAGCAATCAAGAGAAGAGTTGAAGCTCTTTTGAATTCTCAAGTTAattatgaagaagaagatacaaGATAAAGACACTTGTCTAAAATATCAAAGCAGTATGATTAATTTGCTGTGCTCATAATTATTGATGTGAAGACATACACTTCCGAAGGCTTTCTAATATAGTGTATCGTGGATCTTCCTCGGGAAAAAAACTAACTAGGCTTCCAAAATCCACCAATTATGGATCATTCCTTCTGTTGTTGAAAGTTTTATTATGTGATCATCTGATGAATCTAGGGATCAAAATTTCGATATTCAATGTTTTCTAGCTCCTTAAGGGTAAAATATTGTTCACGAGGGAATCAGACATGAAGGCTAAATACTAAACAGGAGTAATTGGCCTGAGCTAGCGGCAATTAGGGATCAGTTAATGGGCACGATCTTCACTGGATTCTCATGTGGATCTTGCCCATTGGAAATGAAAGGAGAAACGACAAATGACAGGTCCCTGTTCTAGAAAAGTTGAATAAAGTGTGTCAAAAtgcaaaataattattaattagaaCTGATAGACACAGCTATAGTGGGAAAATTTACCCACACTTGTTCTAGTGAAGCTGTTCCAAAAACATTTTACTATTCCTTGAATATGTACAACAAGCAGATGCGAATGCAAAGGCAACTCTTCTAAGAATAATTAGGACTTGGCATTTACACAAACTATAGAACAATTACGATCTacaaattttaactatttatatTGATTTCTGAGAGATGGGGTTAGCTTTCATCAGAAGATGTACAGCCCAAACGAAAGCAGAAACTTCtgtaattattgttatttggACCCTAGTTAGATATTCTCATACTACTTCCAAGAAAGAATACAACCATCCAGAACTGCTCTAAAGCCAACTGGCTCAAGTCACACCGCAAAGTTGGTCTTTTCTGGCAATTTGGATACTTGTCTTAAGGTATGTGATCTTCTTCGCCCAAAAATTTGTCCTCTTCGTCTGGCATGTTGGAAGCTCAATAATCACTAAAATTTTACATCAATTGTCTACCTGAgctatattttctaaattatttttacacCCGCTGAGCCATCCGTGGAAAACTGATAAATAGGAAGCCGAAGAAATCTAAACTCACGGATTTCTCTCCTGGACACATCACCCATGTGCTAAGCACGAACAAAGTCACATGGACCAAGGGCGCCCGGAGGGGATCAATTAGGGTCCACAGCAgaaccaaaaatttaaaacttttggcACGATACGTAATCCGTGCTCAAAATAACCATGGTATTCAAAGAAATAACATTCTTTTctggaaagaaaatagaggAAAACTAATAGAAAAGGCTAAACTTCAATGCTTTAGCTAATTTAATCCCTTGGCTAGTAATATCTTAAATTACTATATTAGAATTAGAATCTCATGATCATCCTTTAACCAAGGATTTGGATGGTCCCAAGCAGCCAATCTGAGCATAACACTGTCAATAAAGCTCCAATCACCATCTCAAAGAAGTACAATATTCCTTTAAAAAGGGTCCATAAGGAATTATAAGTCCCCGAGTGTACCTTACCAAATCCCTCAATGTCCCATAGTTTTGAAGTTGCACTTATATAATTCCTAATTTGATGATCTCcaaaatgaatatgaaaaaaattaatgtaaaaataaaataaataaataaactcaatGAAGCATTTCTCCTACCCAAGAAAATCCCGAATGTTAAAATCACTTCGTCAATCCAAACATAACTCAACCGATAAGATATCTCTCTCAAGACTTGAAGGTTCAGTCTCCTCTCCAACACCCACTaaagttgaaataaaaaaaattaaaaaaatgaagaggaaaagaaaataacacaaCCCCCAACAGTCAATGCATAGAACTAGAAACCCACACGTTTAATAAATACTGCTTTACGTGTTTTGATGTCCTCAAGTATAATAAATACTGCGTTCAGAATCATAACTGAAGGCACCAGAACTAGCATGGGACTAACCAATGAGTCAGGCTAATAAGAGACAGGGGAGCACTTGGTAGTAATATGTGCCTACTGACCCATCGTTTCCCTCGAGCCCCCTAAATTTCTTTACCAACCATACCAAGCACGTTCTTTACTCTCTACCTGGCCCACCGTCCTcgccccttttcttttcaacttcGCCATAGCCATTCTTTGCAATAAAGAAattggaagggaaaaaaaaatcctttgtAGCATGTGGACGTGGTGAGTGTATTTCAAAATGATATAGCTAGTCAAACCTGTACGAATAAAAAATTGTCCCAGCGGCAAGTGGagttatttctaatttttcaaattcaaatccatGGTAGCTACTTCTTTAATTAACAGTGAGATTTGTATACTAAAATCTAGCAGAAGCCAAAAGTagtaataaaattgaatttgatgCTTTTAAAGGCAAGTAGTACTGATGCGTGAAACAGTAAAGGGAAGCTAAGACTCACTCTCTTGCTCGTCCATGTCCAGGCTGACTCCTCGGTCCCTTGTGCAGCAAGCCAGGCTGACTCCTCGGTCCCTTGTGCAGCAAGCCAGGCTTCTCCGCATCGACATCATCTTGTTATCTTTTCTGGAAGCTTGAGGCTGTGGAGGAAATACGATCGATCAAAATCACTTGAGACTTGCAACACGCGCCCACTACATGATTATTGATCAAGAATTAGTCCTTTCCGGAAGAGTAATTTGATGAAATCATGAATCGAGGTCACCGATTAGAACGGGAAATGTCTGTACTATGGATGGCGAAGAaatttttaatccaatcaaAACTTGTTTTCAACTTCCGTCGATGTTTCAGCTATATATGAATGATTAGCATTTGATTTGcgtttaaaataataagatcAAGAAAACGAAAAAGTCAGCAGGaccaaaaagtaaaagaaagatcaaggaaaaaaaatacgaATCCAGTCCTCAAAAGATGCATTAAGGAAACTTCGGAGAACCGGAAAAGGCAGAAACACAATGTTGGGCGCCGAGAAAGGTCGCAAACTTCAATAGACTTACAGTACCACTAAACATCGAACAAAACAAGATAAAACAAGATGTCAAAGCTCGAACATCATTTCCTCACCAAATATCGCTCCGATATCTGTAGCTTACGACAAACTATTCAGGAAAAATGCGACACACAAATAACAGtgtaggaaaaagaaaacaaacaaaacaatccTAGTGAATCGTGAAGTCTTacagaacaaagaaaaacctCGAACCAACAAGCCCTAGGATCTAGCGCAAATAAGGCACAatgcaaaagtaaagccaAACCACCTGAGACCGGAAAGCGGATTTCACAGCAGCGTTTCACGGCCGAGCCGGAGCATCATCTCTCAATAAACTCAATCTCAAAAGCTACTGCACAGGAAGCTCCATCGAACTCGAagcgagaaaaaaaaaaaaaaaacaaaaaaaaaaaaaaaaaNaaaaaaaaaaaaaaaacactcccATTACAGAGCTTCGGGAGAGTGAAAATGGCGGATGGATTTACAGAGTGcaggaagaaggagaagagtcAGTacttagagagagagagagagagagagagaggatccGTACGAAACGGAATAGACGTGAAACTTACGTACAGTTTTGGCGCGTGATACGACGCGTAGGAAGTCCATCTAGACCGTCCGTTTAAGCATAATCAAAGTGGGGCTGCACGTTAGATTTCACGCCATTCTGACGTGGCATTTTTAATTCCAGTTGGATTAAAAGTGGGCCCCGCAAAAACTAATGGGCGGGTGCCCAAGTCTGATTATTGGATCCGTTTTGGCGGTTTCTTATTacactttcatttttaaaacaattattttagtttgtttttttttccctttcatgatattataaacaaaaaaataaaaaagactaattaataataataatcgaTACCGTGACCATGATTTCTATTATAatctctaaaataaaatttctaatgtaatttttatgttaaatcaatatgaataataaaaataaataaataaataaagacgAATTTACTAAATTTACTTATAAAACCGTGTCTACCTAATGAATTGCACTCGGTCACATCTAATCTTATAGTCGTGggattgtttatttaattttcgaTGGAACATcttacaaattattaattttttaattttgtataatctattaaaccattttttttaataaattacatATATTAATGTTCTTATCAAGTTTTACCATATAATATAGAATCCGAGATATCCATTCTCTTGAGGGTAAAGAGCTTCCAGAATCACTATAACTGACCCCATACTTCGAAAAGGATACACTGACCTGTTCAACACTATACTTCGAAAAGGATACACTGACCTGTTCAACACTATACTTCGAAAAGGATACACTGACCTGTTCAACACTATACTTCGAAAAGGATACACTGACCTGTTCAACACTATACTTCGAAAAGGATACACTGACCTGTTCAACACTATACTTCGAAAAGGATACACTGACCTGTTCAACACTATACTTCGAAAAGGATACACTGACCTGTTCAACACTATACTTCGAAAAGGATACACTGACCTGTTCAACACTATACTTCGAAAAGGATACACTGACCTGTTCAACACTATACTTCGATTCCACTCTTTGAAAAGGAAGATCGCCTCTTAACAATTCCGTTACCAAAACAACcggaaatgtttaaaaaaaggtCGGCATACGGTTCGCAcccttctttctttatctCTAAAAAGAGGGTGTC
Encoded proteins:
- the LOC111797701 gene encoding alkylated DNA repair protein alkB homolog 8, which produces MDLPRFARPRGDNGSSSSSPNLYVANCGPAVGISHRAVAAVFGDFGDVKGVHAADETGTRVIVCFSEESSARAALEALHGRPCSLLGGRTLHIRYSIIRPSISQLNDSVSVSLSASELDIPGLYLLHDFVTAKEEEELLSEVDARPWNNLAKRRVQHYGYEFCYQTRNVNTRHQLGELPSFVSHVVDRISMFPNAEDVADAVLDQLTVNEYPPGVGLSPHIDTHSAFEGLIFSLSLAGPCIMEFRRYTEGAWHKCPSNIDLKMENSVNDSNYLRKAIYLPPRSMLLLSGEARYAWHHYIPHHKIDMVKDSAIRRGPRRVSFTFRKVRTDPCRCKFPHYCDSQR
- the LOC111797697 gene encoding rop guanine nucleotide exchange factor 14-like isoform X1 — translated: MMSMRRSLACCTRDRGVSLACCTRDRGVSLDMDEQERIMTFNGLESCVLNNQTYENESGSGTTDSLEDHDSSCSSSKDACGSFSSKWLAMPRDEQDLDEWELAESPQQLYMKEKHDHTVQDSDVEAMKEKFTKLLLGEDVTGGQKGLSSALSLSNAINNLAASVFGELWKLEPLPEERKSKWRREMDWLLSPTHYMVELVPTKQNGTSGRVMEIMIPKVRGDVHVNLPALQKLDSILIGTLDSMAKTEFWYAEVGSRAEGRSKSMDQSMRWWLPLPQVPSTGLSENERKKLLNHGRVVHQVFKAAKSINESILCQMPVPTVIREAVRASGKANLSEELYKILISESGPAENMLNQLNLESDHGVLEAINRLEAAIFTLKEKYTEQSGNKSPVRTSWPFVKDKMAGMDKSKLLTCRAEILLQLLKSKYPNHPQTFLDISKIQYGKDVGHLILEAYSRVLGNLAYIILSRIADVLQEDVMCNNPNSPAPCCFPGMSLLNNCRDQMSALHAWQPLLGHPNSRPNMTFSASKVRGNSPTASPSRNRTSWCMGREVCRSVSSGNNSP
- the LOC111797697 gene encoding rop guanine nucleotide exchange factor 14-like isoform X2 — its product is MMSMRRSLACCTRDRGVSLDMDEQERIMTFNGLESCVLNNQTYENESGSGTTDSLEDHDSSCSSSKDACGSFSSKWLAMPRDEQDLDEWELAESPQQLYMKEKHDHTVQDSDVEAMKEKFTKLLLGEDVTGGQKGLSSALSLSNAINNLAASVFGELWKLEPLPEERKSKWRREMDWLLSPTHYMVELVPTKQNGTSGRVMEIMIPKVRGDVHVNLPALQKLDSILIGTLDSMAKTEFWYAEVGSRAEGRSKSMDQSMRWWLPLPQVPSTGLSENERKKLLNHGRVVHQVFKAAKSINESILCQMPVPTVIREAVRASGKANLSEELYKILISESGPAENMLNQLNLESDHGVLEAINRLEAAIFTLKEKYTEQSGNKSPVRTSWPFVKDKMAGMDKSKLLTCRAEILLQLLKSKYPNHPQTFLDISKIQYGKDVGHLILEAYSRVLGNLAYIILSRIADVLQEDVMCNNPNSPAPCCFPGMSLLNNCRDQMSALHAWQPLLGHPNSRPNMTFSASKVRGNSPTASPSRNRTSWCMGREVCRSVSSGNNSP